A section of the Sedimentisphaera cyanobacteriorum genome encodes:
- a CDS encoding MotA/TolQ/ExbB proton channel family protein: protein MKLINKIIVLAVFAACSAGFAQQTEKSFSKAAVAVDKKLEESLKELNQLREEVAEKKVPLSKKVSELESELMQARRDYQQTTRMLDSRTLDLNNLRSEIKSRKEEAAYLSNLLSEYARNFESRLHIAEMQKYKDTLESAKLAPENSNLTKKEVYKAQASLIETSLERIEELMGGSHFNGKAVGQSGLVKPGTFVMTGPAAIFRSGDGEVVGTVTQQLGSLEPSVKSFGNPADAQAASQVITTKQGYLPLDTTLGNAHVIEETKQTVWEHIQKGGPVMVPILGMAGLALLVAIWKWVFLSLVRKPSRKKFDELLDAVYKQDKELARVKAAQFKGPFGRMFNEAVEHLKEPAELIEEVMYETVLSSRLKLQRFLPFISICAASAPLLGLLGTVTGIINTFKLITVFGSGDVKTLSGGISEALITTEFGLIVAIPSLLLHALLSRKAKGIIDDMEKNAVALVNQVSRSRYAGVSEKQALQAAGNEQ, encoded by the coding sequence ATGAAATTAATAAATAAAATTATAGTTTTAGCTGTATTCGCAGCCTGCAGTGCCGGGTTTGCTCAGCAAACTGAGAAATCATTCTCTAAGGCTGCAGTGGCTGTTGATAAGAAGCTTGAAGAGAGCCTCAAAGAGCTAAATCAGCTTAGGGAAGAAGTAGCTGAGAAGAAAGTGCCTTTGAGCAAAAAGGTCAGCGAGCTGGAATCCGAGCTTATGCAGGCCAGAAGGGACTATCAGCAGACAACCAGAATGCTCGACAGCCGTACGCTGGACTTGAACAATCTCCGCTCTGAGATCAAATCCCGCAAAGAGGAAGCGGCATATCTTTCCAATCTTCTCAGCGAGTATGCGAGAAATTTCGAATCAAGGCTTCACATAGCCGAGATGCAGAAATACAAAGATACCTTGGAATCTGCCAAGCTCGCACCGGAAAACAGCAATCTTACCAAGAAAGAGGTTTACAAAGCTCAGGCTTCACTGATCGAAACTTCTCTTGAGAGAATTGAAGAGCTGATGGGCGGTTCTCACTTCAACGGCAAGGCTGTTGGCCAGAGCGGGCTGGTAAAGCCCGGAACATTTGTGATGACAGGCCCGGCAGCTATTTTCCGCTCCGGCGACGGCGAAGTCGTTGGCACGGTAACCCAGCAGCTCGGCTCGCTCGAGCCTTCTGTGAAATCTTTCGGCAATCCTGCAGACGCTCAGGCCGCTTCGCAGGTTATAACAACAAAGCAGGGTTATCTGCCTCTGGATACAACTCTCGGGAATGCCCACGTAATCGAAGAGACAAAGCAGACAGTCTGGGAGCATATCCAGAAGGGCGGGCCGGTTATGGTTCCGATTCTCGGTATGGCCGGGCTGGCTCTTCTTGTTGCGATATGGAAATGGGTATTTCTCAGCCTCGTACGCAAGCCGAGCAGGAAGAAATTCGATGAGCTGCTCGATGCGGTTTACAAGCAGGACAAAGAGCTTGCCCGAGTGAAGGCCGCACAGTTCAAAGGGCCTTTCGGCAGGATGTTTAATGAAGCCGTTGAGCACCTAAAGGAACCTGCAGAGCTAATTGAAGAGGTGATGTATGAAACAGTTCTCTCAAGCAGGCTCAAACTGCAAAGATTCCTGCCATTTATCTCGATATGTGCCGCCTCTGCTCCGCTCCTCGGTCTGCTCGGTACGGTAACCGGCATCATCAACACCTTCAAGCTGATTACAGTTTTCGGCTCGGGCGATGTTAAAACCCTCTCAGGCGGTATCTCAGAGGCGCTGATTACAACTGAATTCGGTTTGATTGTGGCTATCCCCTCGCTTCTGCTTCACGCTCTGCTATCGAGGAAGGCCAAGGGAATTATAGATGATATGGAGAAAAACGCAGTAGCTCTGGTGAATCAGGTGAGCAGGTCAAGATATGCCGGCGTTTCTGAAAAGCAGGCTCTGCAGGCAGCGGGGAATGAGCAATAA
- a CDS encoding YgiQ family radical SAM protein, with amino-acid sequence MKTKSLYKREDFLPASRQDIEARGWDEPDIIIVTGDAYVDHPAFGAAVIGRWLESFGFKVAVLSQPGWKSAEDFKAIGSPRLFWAVTSGSIDSRLNSYTSFGHKRKNDVYSPAGKIGRRPEKPVLTYCARAREACKDAAIVIGGLEASLRRLTHYDYVEDKIKKSILTDSKADILVHGMGELAVCEIAEKLSAGCTIDQLAGIPGTAYNLRKNSPAPEKFFELPSCRQILSDNKLFMQAHLEYQKRCFPEGEAVVQDQGAGRIAVMPPSRPLSEAEMDRLYSLPFTRETHPDCRKEGEVPALESVKFSITTHRGCFGGCSFCSIYFHQGKEISSRSEGNIIKELEKLSKRKDFKGTIQDIGGPTANMYAMKCRKQKICSRQSCIYPNICKHLDCSCEKLISLMKSVLRWKKAGRGRNAFVASGVRYDLAVKSDEYMRILCKEFVGGHLKVAPEHFSNNTLKYMGKPRFGLFEKFENKFNEESRKAGKEQYLVPYFISSHPGCTNEDAEKLTEHLVSKNIMPRQVQDFTPSPLSLSTAMFVSGIDKNCNKIFTAKGSSAKKLQFALLRYYEPKHFGIISKHLSRKRKFRLLEQIRKKADYQKKRKR; translated from the coding sequence ATCAAAACAAAATCACTTTACAAAAGAGAAGATTTCCTTCCGGCAAGCAGGCAGGATATAGAGGCCAGAGGCTGGGATGAGCCGGATATAATCATCGTTACCGGCGATGCATACGTAGATCATCCCGCGTTCGGAGCTGCTGTTATCGGCAGATGGCTTGAAAGCTTCGGCTTTAAGGTTGCTGTTTTATCTCAGCCCGGCTGGAAAAGCGCAGAAGACTTCAAAGCAATCGGCAGTCCCCGCCTGTTCTGGGCAGTTACTTCCGGCTCTATAGACAGCCGGCTCAACAGCTACACCTCTTTCGGACATAAACGCAAGAACGATGTTTATTCTCCCGCAGGGAAAATCGGCCGGCGGCCTGAAAAGCCGGTTCTCACATACTGCGCAAGAGCCAGAGAGGCCTGCAAGGATGCTGCCATCGTGATTGGCGGGCTCGAGGCCTCGCTTCGGCGGCTAACGCATTATGATTACGTTGAAGACAAAATAAAAAAGAGCATTCTAACAGATTCCAAGGCGGATATCCTTGTGCACGGTATGGGCGAACTGGCCGTTTGCGAAATCGCAGAAAAGCTAAGCGCCGGCTGCACAATAGACCAGCTTGCAGGCATTCCAGGCACAGCTTACAATCTGAGGAAAAACAGCCCTGCTCCGGAAAAGTTTTTTGAGCTTCCTTCCTGCCGGCAGATTTTGTCGGACAATAAGCTCTTTATGCAGGCTCATCTTGAATACCAGAAGCGGTGCTTCCCCGAAGGTGAAGCGGTTGTGCAGGATCAGGGCGCTGGAAGGATTGCGGTGATGCCGCCTTCAAGGCCGCTCAGCGAGGCCGAAATGGACAGGCTTTATTCGCTGCCATTCACCAGAGAGACTCACCCTGATTGCAGAAAGGAAGGTGAAGTGCCTGCATTGGAGTCCGTGAAGTTTTCCATAACCACCCACAGAGGCTGCTTTGGCGGCTGTTCATTCTGCTCGATATATTTCCATCAGGGCAAAGAGATTTCGTCGAGATCTGAAGGCAATATCATCAAAGAGCTTGAAAAGCTCTCAAAACGCAAAGACTTCAAAGGTACAATACAGGATATAGGCGGCCCTACAGCGAATATGTATGCAATGAAATGCCGAAAGCAGAAGATTTGCAGCAGACAGAGCTGCATCTATCCGAATATCTGCAAACATCTGGATTGCAGCTGCGAAAAACTGATCTCGCTGATGAAGTCTGTTTTGCGGTGGAAAAAGGCAGGAAGAGGCAGGAATGCCTTTGTTGCCTCAGGCGTTCGGTACGATCTGGCTGTTAAATCGGATGAGTATATGCGTATTCTCTGCAAGGAATTTGTAGGGGGGCATTTGAAGGTTGCTCCCGAGCATTTTTCAAATAACACACTCAAATATATGGGCAAACCCAGATTCGGCTTATTTGAGAAATTTGAGAATAAATTCAACGAAGAGAGCAGAAAGGCAGGCAAGGAGCAGTATTTAGTACCTTATTTCATCAGCTCCCATCCGGGCTGCACTAATGAGGATGCAGAAAAGCTTACTGAACACCTCGTTTCGAAGAATATTATGCCAAGGCAGGTGCAGGATTTTACTCCATCTCCTCTCTCGCTTTCAACTGCAATGTTTGTATCAGGTATCGATAAAAACTGTAATAAAATATTCACAGCGAAAGGCAGCTCTGCTAAAAAGCTTCAGTTTGCTCTTCTCAGATACTATGAGCCCAAACATTTCGGCATCATTTCAAAACACCTTTCCAGGAAGCGGAAATTCAGGCTTTTGGAGCAAATCAGGAAAAAAGCAGATTATCAAAAGAAAAGGAAAAGATAA
- a CDS encoding NUDIX hydrolase produces the protein MNWLEIVKELKTISQAGKKFAKDNYELQRHKDIERIAAQIGSEFTSNTPEQILELFQSDTGYPTPKVDSRGVIIEDGKVLLVKEIEDGGWTLPGGWCENGMKPSENVVREVWEESGYQTQTDQLLAVFDRDSQGHFPPYPFNIYKLFFRCRIVGGKPKASEETSDVAWFSKDRIPPLSSQRTTEKQLKLFFDMAENKDCKTYFD, from the coding sequence ATGAACTGGTTAGAGATAGTTAAAGAGCTTAAAACGATATCTCAGGCGGGCAAGAAATTTGCTAAAGATAATTACGAGCTCCAGAGGCATAAGGATATAGAGAGAATAGCTGCTCAGATAGGCTCTGAATTTACTTCGAATACCCCAGAGCAGATCCTTGAGCTGTTTCAGAGCGATACAGGCTACCCAACTCCCAAGGTTGACAGCAGGGGGGTTATAATTGAAGACGGCAAGGTGCTGCTGGTTAAGGAAATCGAAGACGGCGGCTGGACTCTCCCCGGCGGGTGGTGTGAAAACGGAATGAAGCCCTCGGAGAATGTTGTTCGCGAGGTTTGGGAGGAATCAGGCTACCAAACTCAAACCGACCAGCTCCTCGCAGTGTTTGACAGAGACAGCCAGGGTCATTTCCCGCCTTATCCGTTCAATATTTACAAATTGTTTTTCCGGTGCAGGATAGTTGGCGGAAAGCCGAAGGCCAGCGAAGAAACTTCAGACGTGGCTTGGTTCAGCAAAGACCGGATCCCGCCTCTTTCTTCCCAGAGAACTACTGAAAAGCAGTTAAAGCTTTTCTTTGATATGGCTGAAAATAAAGACTGCAAGACCTATTTCGACTGA
- a CDS encoding ExbD/TolR family protein: MGRFRQVNSDEGSEQGIDISPLMDCVFILLIFFIVTTTFVEETGVEVDKPQAASSVKLEKNSILIALTDKGEVVYGGREIGISGVQPLVKRMLQKEDIPVIIQSDANSQSGMLVRIIDEAKLAGAEKVSVATRKSQG, translated from the coding sequence ATGGGACGTTTTCGTCAAGTAAATTCAGATGAAGGCAGTGAACAGGGGATTGATATTTCTCCTCTTATGGACTGCGTATTCATCCTGCTGATTTTCTTCATCGTTACCACTACATTCGTTGAGGAAACCGGCGTGGAGGTTGATAAGCCTCAGGCCGCCTCATCAGTGAAGCTTGAGAAAAACAGCATACTTATTGCCCTCACCGATAAAGGCGAGGTGGTTTACGGCGGACGTGAGATAGGCATCAGCGGAGTTCAGCCTCTTGTTAAGCGGATGCTGCAGAAGGAAGATATCCCTGTGATCATACAAAGCGATGCAAATTCTCAGTCCGGTATGCTGGTTCGCATTATAGATGAGGCAAAGCTTGCCGGAGCGGAGAAGGTGAGCGTGGCAACAAGGAAAAGCCAGGGGTAA
- a CDS encoding MotA/TolQ/ExbB proton channel family protein: MPEVLREHITALSEQAVSIWLSGGWSMVAIAFIAIVMFSLSVNVQLKLSAKGFKKVKEKAWRHWINHPKKRQGHIGEILDFVESASTVEEMRSYFEELHSRETKPFVRDLRVIKICVSAAPLLGLLGTVTGMLSTFDALAKGSGGDKTMGMVAEGISEALVTTETGLIIALSGLLFSYIITRKFESYKAFLAHMETVCTQKLHKKNLKN; encoded by the coding sequence ATGCCTGAAGTTCTCAGAGAACATATAACTGCCTTGTCCGAACAAGCCGTCTCTATTTGGCTCAGCGGCGGCTGGAGCATGGTGGCTATTGCGTTCATTGCAATCGTTATGTTTTCGCTTTCTGTAAACGTGCAGCTTAAGCTTTCGGCCAAGGGCTTCAAAAAGGTTAAAGAAAAGGCCTGGCGGCATTGGATCAATCACCCCAAAAAACGGCAGGGACATATCGGCGAGATACTTGATTTTGTTGAATCGGCCAGTACGGTTGAAGAAATGAGAAGCTATTTTGAAGAGCTCCATTCCAGAGAAACGAAACCTTTCGTTCGAGATTTGAGGGTGATAAAGATCTGCGTAAGCGCCGCTCCGCTTCTCGGCCTTCTGGGAACTGTAACCGGTATGCTCTCCACTTTCGATGCACTTGCCAAGGGCTCAGGTGGAGATAAAACAATGGGTATGGTGGCTGAAGGAATTTCCGAGGCGCTTGTAACCACAGAGACAGGCCTGATTATCGCATTATCAGGGCTCTTGTTTTCATATATCATTACGCGCAAATTCGAGAGCTATAAGGCTTTCCTTGCACATATGGAAACTGTTTGCACCCAGAAGCTTCATAAGAAGAACCTAAAGAACTGA
- a CDS encoding tetratricopeptide repeat protein yields MKIEMLINSKYSEPKGLIRKAFAPALLLAFVCLLITPSQGSESNKIKLKPEKSAMTELDLKIWNDPEFKERFAESYMAESEVEPRVTKSEREVIMEIMDLISDDKMNKAAEMLKDEITEASSAVFDFTLANIHFQNEELEKAIKPYKNAVEKFPRFRRAWKNLALIHFRMKNHKKAAEAFTKYLELGGKDSISFGLLGFCYSSMGKSVSAESAYRMAILLDPETLDWKMGLARSFFRQERFGAAAALCGKLIENNPGRPDLWLLQANAYIGQNKPLEAAEVFEFVDHLGESTADTLNMLGDIYVNEKLYDMAAKSYARAMKKNPDENLERAIYSAKVLSARAAMDETKQLIKEIQKLYADKMKDKTKKELLKIQARIAVAEGEGKQEVEVLKKIVELDPLDGEALILLGQNSARNGNDEQAIFYFERAAKIEGFEADAKLRHGQLLVRNGQYKKALPLLKRAQTLQPQENVQKYLEQVERIAKQR; encoded by the coding sequence ATGAAGATTGAAATGCTGATAAACTCAAAATATTCAGAGCCGAAAGGCCTTATCCGCAAAGCATTCGCCCCGGCTCTGCTCCTGGCGTTCGTATGCTTGTTAATAACTCCCTCCCAAGGCAGTGAAAGTAATAAGATTAAGCTCAAACCTGAAAAGTCTGCCATGACAGAGCTGGATCTGAAAATCTGGAACGACCCGGAGTTCAAAGAGAGGTTTGCTGAGAGCTATATGGCCGAATCTGAGGTTGAACCAAGGGTTACAAAGTCTGAACGTGAGGTGATCATGGAGATTATGGATCTAATCTCCGATGACAAAATGAATAAGGCCGCAGAAATGCTCAAAGATGAAATCACCGAGGCATCGAGCGCCGTTTTTGATTTTACGCTTGCAAATATTCATTTCCAGAATGAAGAGCTCGAAAAGGCCATTAAGCCGTATAAAAACGCCGTCGAAAAATTCCCGCGTTTCCGCAGGGCCTGGAAGAATCTTGCTCTCATTCACTTCAGGATGAAAAATCACAAAAAGGCCGCTGAGGCATTCACAAAATATCTGGAGCTGGGCGGGAAAGATTCGATCTCATTCGGACTGCTCGGTTTCTGCTATTCATCGATGGGAAAAAGCGTTTCCGCTGAATCGGCATACAGAATGGCAATACTCCTGGACCCCGAAACCCTCGACTGGAAAATGGGGCTGGCAAGGAGCTTCTTCAGGCAGGAACGATTCGGAGCTGCTGCTGCTCTTTGCGGAAAACTTATAGAGAATAATCCCGGCCGCCCAGACCTCTGGCTGCTTCAGGCAAATGCCTATATCGGCCAGAACAAGCCTCTGGAGGCGGCAGAGGTGTTCGAATTTGTTGATCATCTCGGCGAATCCACTGCCGATACGCTCAATATGCTTGGCGATATATATGTAAATGAAAAGCTCTATGATATGGCCGCAAAAAGCTATGCGAGGGCTATGAAGAAGAATCCCGACGAAAATCTCGAAAGGGCAATCTACTCTGCTAAAGTGCTTTCGGCAAGGGCTGCAATGGACGAAACTAAGCAGCTCATTAAAGAGATCCAAAAGCTGTATGCAGATAAAATGAAAGATAAAACGAAAAAAGAACTCCTGAAGATTCAGGCCAGGATAGCAGTTGCTGAAGGCGAAGGCAAACAGGAGGTAGAGGTGCTTAAGAAGATTGTCGAGCTGGACCCGCTCGATGGAGAAGCCCTTATCCTGCTCGGCCAAAATTCAGCAAGAAATGGCAATGATGAGCAGGCAATATTCTACTTCGAACGTGCAGCAAAAATTGAAGGCTTTGAAGCCGACGCCAAACTCCGCCATGGTCAGCTGCTGGTGCGAAACGGGCAGTATAAAAAAGCACTGCCTCTGCTGAAAAGAGCTCAAACGCTTCAGCCGCAGGAAAATGTGCAGAAATACCTCGAGCAGGTGGAAAGAATCGCCAAGCAGAGATAA
- a CDS encoding DUF3450 family protein: MKCSNNNFSVRLSRAAVFLVLLGGAVLLLSAASGEENASSEKIENAKTKIEKWVETKRLISQEKRDFKLSREMLNERIELLKSEIESLKQKEKDAEQSIAEADEKRNEMMQENEKLKEASSSLSDMIIKLENRSKRLIKRLPAPLKSKIKPLSQRLPENPEETETAMSQRFQNVVGILNEVDKFNREISAHSEVRELKDGSSFEVVTLYVGISHAYYASSDGTVAGVGYPAEGEWDWREKNEAAQDILNAAAILRNEKVASFVKLPIEIQ; the protein is encoded by the coding sequence ATGAAGTGTTCGAATAATAATTTTTCTGTGAGGCTCTCAAGAGCAGCGGTCTTTCTGGTTCTGCTCGGAGGTGCTGTTTTGCTTCTCTCAGCAGCCTCAGGCGAAGAAAATGCAAGCTCTGAAAAAATCGAGAACGCAAAAACCAAGATAGAGAAATGGGTTGAAACTAAGCGTTTAATATCACAGGAAAAGCGTGATTTCAAACTCAGCAGAGAAATGCTGAATGAAAGAATTGAGCTTTTAAAAAGCGAAATAGAAAGCCTCAAGCAGAAGGAAAAAGATGCTGAGCAAAGCATTGCCGAGGCTGATGAAAAACGCAATGAGATGATGCAGGAAAACGAAAAACTCAAAGAAGCCTCCTCATCTCTCTCTGATATGATAATAAAGCTTGAAAACAGATCTAAACGTTTGATAAAGCGTTTGCCGGCGCCGCTGAAGAGCAAGATCAAGCCCCTCAGCCAGAGATTGCCTGAAAACCCGGAAGAAACAGAAACTGCTATGTCTCAGCGTTTTCAGAACGTGGTTGGAATACTAAACGAAGTAGATAAATTCAACCGTGAGATTTCAGCCCACAGCGAGGTAAGAGAGCTCAAAGACGGCTCTTCCTTCGAAGTTGTAACGCTTTATGTGGGAATAAGCCATGCCTACTACGCAAGCTCCGACGGCACAGTCGCCGGCGTTGGTTATCCGGCAGAGGGAGAATGGGACTGGAGAGAGAAGAACGAAGCCGCTCAGGATATCCTTAATGCCGCTGCAATTCTCAGAAATGAGAAGGTTGCCTCGTTTGTCAAACTGCCAATTGAAATTCAGTAG
- a CDS encoding DUF7670 domain-containing protein, producing the protein MATKAEKFRDFLEIAARLSSVAVIILITALTADRGLRFEGMSAMALLMFAFFPIGIVIGMVLGWTKPILGGSITLICALIYYTLYVIQNGTIPLGETFYVFPAPGGAFLVKGIADILIMNQSK; encoded by the coding sequence ATGGCAACGAAAGCTGAAAAATTTCGTGATTTTCTTGAAATAGCCGCAAGACTTTCAAGTGTTGCAGTTATTATACTGATTACAGCCCTCACTGCTGACAGAGGGCTTCGATTTGAAGGCATGTCAGCAATGGCTCTTTTAATGTTTGCCTTTTTTCCAATCGGAATTGTAATCGGAATGGTACTTGGCTGGACAAAGCCTATTTTAGGCGGGAGCATAACGCTCATCTGCGCTCTGATATACTATACGCTTTACGTAATTCAGAACGGCACAATACCGCTTGGCGAGACATTTTACGTTTTCCCCGCCCCCGGCGGAGCGTTTCTTGTGAAGGGCATAGCTGATATATTGATTATGAATCAGTCGAAATAG
- the thyX gene encoding FAD-dependent thymidylate synthase: protein MEISLLAITPNSQEIIEEAGRTCYLSFDKMGASSSEDFIRKIVRAGHESVLEHASATFRIRGCSRAMTHQLVRHRIMSFSQQSQRYVDENAFDYVVPASLPEEYIEEFRSDMEAINAMYAKWRERGLKKEDARFVLPNACCSEIVVTGNFRQWRHVIQLRISPKAQWEIRQAAAYILKTLCEQAPACFSDLQAND from the coding sequence TTGGAAATATCTCTACTTGCAATAACTCCAAACTCCCAGGAAATTATCGAAGAGGCGGGCAGAACCTGCTATCTGAGTTTTGATAAGATGGGCGCGAGCTCATCGGAAGATTTTATAAGAAAAATTGTAAGAGCAGGGCATGAGAGCGTTTTGGAACACGCCTCGGCCACCTTCCGCATAAGGGGCTGTTCAAGAGCGATGACCCATCAGCTCGTGAGGCACAGGATTATGTCATTCTCGCAGCAGTCTCAGAGGTATGTTGATGAAAACGCCTTTGATTATGTTGTCCCTGCGAGCCTCCCGGAAGAATACATCGAAGAATTTCGCAGCGATATGGAAGCCATAAACGCCATGTACGCAAAATGGCGGGAGCGGGGGCTGAAAAAAGAGGACGCAAGGTTTGTTCTGCCCAATGCGTGCTGTTCGGAGATTGTGGTAACGGGGAATTTCAGGCAGTGGAGACACGTTATCCAGCTTCGAATAAGCCCCAAGGCCCAGTGGGAGATAAGACAAGCCGCTGCATACATACTCAAAACGCTTTGTGAACAAGCTCCGGCCTGCTTTTCCGATTTGCAGGCGAACGACTGA
- a CDS encoding energy transducer TonB, which translates to MTKKKKNSPLKAFFRFVFVLLSASAITLFFFLLLPILQTISKPPKTDMVIQDVGVANVPPPPPPPEEEPPEEPEKDEQPPELNEQSQPLALDQLELALNPGFSGGIMAGDFSVKLNTASAGGEDVDALFSISDLDQKPRPIYRPSPRMNRELRKRAPGKVYIIFIVDKNGRVQKPKVQKSTDPIFEKPAMEAVKKWKFEPGKRNGSPVRFRMRVPITFPKG; encoded by the coding sequence ATGACCAAGAAGAAAAAAAATTCTCCTCTAAAAGCCTTCTTCAGGTTTGTCTTTGTGCTGCTTAGCGCATCGGCCATTACGCTGTTTTTCTTCCTGCTTCTGCCGATACTGCAAACGATAAGCAAGCCGCCGAAAACAGATATGGTGATTCAGGATGTGGGCGTGGCGAACGTGCCTCCTCCGCCTCCTCCACCCGAGGAAGAACCGCCCGAAGAGCCCGAAAAAGATGAACAGCCCCCAGAGCTGAACGAACAGAGCCAGCCTTTAGCTCTCGACCAGCTCGAGCTTGCATTGAATCCCGGCTTCAGCGGCGGGATTATGGCAGGGGATTTCTCAGTGAAGCTGAATACAGCCTCCGCAGGCGGGGAAGATGTTGATGCTCTTTTCTCTATATCAGACCTCGACCAGAAACCGAGACCTATATACAGGCCGAGCCCGAGAATGAACAGGGAGCTGAGAAAAAGAGCTCCGGGCAAGGTGTACATAATATTCATAGTTGATAAAAACGGCAGGGTTCAGAAGCCGAAGGTGCAGAAATCTACCGATCCGATATTTGAAAAGCCTGCCATGGAAGCTGTAAAGAAGTGGAAATTTGAACCGGGCAAAAGAAACGGCAGCCCGGTACGTTTCCGTATGCGTGTACCAATAACATTTCCGAAAGGATGA